A window from Desulfuromonas acetoxidans DSM 684 encodes these proteins:
- the dgt gene encoding dGTP triphosphohydrolase, with amino-acid sequence MSLEWPKLLSQDRVDQPAPATPTVGERSPFEIDYDRVVFSEPFRRLAKKTQVHPLAPNDHIHNRLIHSIEVGSVGRSLGNKIQSFLVEQHPDQKALFDNIAQIIQVGCLIHDIGNPPFGHAGENTIREWVAKHDALVFNNQIDAATRNDLLLFEGNAQGFRLAARKDISQCGYMRLTYASLGAMIKYPWASDDPRAAAKKKFNVFASEKEIFTDMVARMGLQRPDGRIARHPLSFLTEAADDICYRLLDMEDAVSMRIFPEEPIKKLFLTLAGCPDDTWKPTAMARSEAIDALINETCRVFAEDYPAILNGERQTDLKSDFSDRFSGAFEEIGKLYTIIFSHRSKLGYEIGSYKMLGRIIKAFVLSAQALGERGSYHDLDFISQRCFNLAWDDAFIKTNADKPYQWWLRQIFDFVSGLTDNYAIQISGEIEGILTP; translated from the coding sequence ATGTCGTTAGAGTGGCCCAAGTTACTGTCTCAAGATCGCGTTGACCAACCAGCACCGGCGACACCAACAGTTGGAGAACGCAGTCCCTTTGAGATCGATTACGATCGCGTGGTGTTCAGTGAACCGTTTCGCCGCCTGGCAAAAAAAACCCAAGTCCACCCGCTGGCCCCCAATGACCATATCCATAACCGTCTCATTCACTCCATTGAAGTGGGCAGTGTCGGCCGCTCTCTGGGCAACAAAATTCAGTCCTTCCTCGTTGAACAACACCCTGATCAAAAAGCCCTGTTCGATAATATCGCTCAGATCATTCAGGTCGGCTGTCTGATTCACGACATCGGCAATCCCCCGTTTGGTCATGCCGGAGAGAATACCATCCGCGAATGGGTGGCCAAACACGACGCCTTAGTGTTCAACAACCAGATCGACGCAGCAACCCGCAACGATCTGCTGCTGTTCGAAGGCAACGCCCAGGGCTTTCGCCTCGCCGCGCGTAAGGATATCTCTCAATGCGGCTACATGCGCCTGACCTATGCGTCCCTCGGCGCCATGATCAAGTACCCCTGGGCCAGCGACGATCCACGCGCCGCAGCCAAGAAAAAATTCAATGTGTTTGCCAGCGAAAAAGAAATCTTTACCGACATGGTCGCCAGAATGGGGCTGCAACGGCCGGATGGCCGCATCGCCCGCCATCCCCTGTCGTTTCTCACCGAAGCTGCAGACGATATCTGCTACCGTCTGCTTGATATGGAGGATGCCGTGTCCATGCGCATCTTTCCGGAAGAACCGATCAAAAAACTGTTTCTGACTCTCGCCGGTTGCCCCGACGACACCTGGAAACCCACGGCCATGGCACGCAGTGAAGCGATCGATGCCCTGATCAACGAAACCTGCCGGGTGTTTGCTGAAGATTATCCGGCCATCCTCAACGGCGAACGTCAAACCGATCTGAAAAGCGATTTTTCCGACAGGTTCAGTGGTGCCTTCGAAGAGATCGGCAAGCTCTACACCATCATCTTTTCCCATCGTTCCAAGCTGGGTTACGAGATCGGCTCATACAAAATGCTCGGCCGCATTATCAAGGCCTTTGTTCTCTCGGCTCAGGCTCTGGGAGAACGGGGAAGCTACCACGACCTCGACTTCATTTCACAACGCTGCTTTAACCTGGCTTGGGATGACGCCTTTATCAAAACCAATGCGGACAAACCCTATCAGTGGTGGTTACGACAGATCTTTGATTTCGTCTCAGGACTCACCGACAACTACGCCATCCAAATCTCGGGCGAAATTGAAGGTATTCTGACGCCCTGA
- a CDS encoding putative signal transducing protein, whose product MSNPRHEPFTALYSPHTELELSLLRSRLDAENIPYTVTNDHFGSLYIGVQIESFNRRWILVADSALPQAQVVLHDFLARQKQPTSTLSQPTYNWWDKLRTVLEVVLLGWMVPRRRPAAAKDEMVFDIEFDPQHRIFIATTSGTLTAQGMIALGQELLAQTRWQAGMAVIFDHRQLEFAVTPVEDLEAIRNFHRTHQNQIGHGKSAFVVGPGQADDWLELWQQGNKMATNHRTAVFEEIEEAQVWLSHSD is encoded by the coding sequence ATGAGCAACCCGCGCCACGAACCGTTCACCGCCCTCTATTCGCCCCACACTGAGCTGGAGCTCAGCCTGCTGCGCAGTCGTCTCGACGCGGAAAACATCCCCTACACCGTAACCAACGACCATTTCGGTTCGCTGTACATTGGTGTCCAAATTGAGTCCTTCAACCGCCGGTGGATCCTCGTGGCCGACAGCGCCCTGCCACAGGCTCAGGTGGTTCTGCACGACTTTCTGGCCCGGCAAAAACAACCCACATCTACGCTGTCGCAACCCACCTATAACTGGTGGGATAAACTGCGCACCGTTCTGGAAGTTGTGCTGTTGGGATGGATGGTTCCCCGCCGTCGGCCAGCCGCAGCAAAAGATGAGATGGTCTTTGATATAGAGTTTGACCCCCAACACCGGATTTTCATCGCAACAACCTCAGGTACCCTGACGGCCCAAGGCATGATCGCTCTCGGCCAAGAATTACTGGCACAGACCCGTTGGCAAGCGGGAATGGCGGTTATTTTTGACCATCGCCAGCTTGAATTTGCCGTGACACCCGTAGAGGATCTGGAAGCAATCCGAAATTTTCACCGCACCCACCAAAACCAGATCGGCCACGGCAAGTCGGCGTTTGTCGTCGGGCCGGGACAGGCTGATGACTGGCTGGAGCTCTGGCAACAGGGCAACAAAATGGCGACAAACCATCGCACAGCGGTTTTCGAAGAGATCGAAGAAGCACAAGTCTGGCTCAGCCATTCTGACTGA
- a CDS encoding DNA-3-methyladenine glycosylase I, whose translation MSPSSDDPRCSWCLGDAEYIDYHDNQWGVPLHDDRDLFEMLTLEGAQAGLSWLTILKKRPNYRVAFAHFDIATVAAYTDSDIERLMTNPGIVRNRLKITSTIRNARGILQLIDEFGSFDRYLWAFVNGQPIINHWRTLDEVPAQTTESQAMSRDLKKRGFNFVGPTICYALMQSIGMVNDHLVSCPRHAQLNSIAESP comes from the coding sequence ATGTCCCCATCCTCTGATGATCCCCGCTGCAGCTGGTGTCTCGGCGATGCCGAATATATCGACTATCACGACAACCAATGGGGTGTGCCGCTGCATGACGACCGAGATCTGTTCGAAATGCTCACTCTCGAAGGGGCCCAGGCCGGTCTGAGCTGGCTGACCATTCTGAAAAAACGCCCCAATTACCGCGTGGCGTTTGCCCATTTTGATATTGCCACGGTTGCCGCTTACACCGACAGCGACATCGAGCGATTAATGACCAATCCCGGCATCGTCCGCAACCGGTTGAAAATTACCTCAACCATTCGCAATGCCCGCGGCATATTACAGCTGATCGATGAGTTCGGCAGCTTCGACCGTTATTTGTGGGCATTCGTCAATGGCCAACCAATCATCAACCATTGGCGCACTCTCGACGAGGTCCCGGCCCAGACAACGGAATCTCAAGCGATGAGTCGCGATCTGAAAAAACGCGGCTTCAACTTTGTCGGCCCGACCATCTGCTATGCACTGATGCAATCCATCGGCATGGTTAACGACCATCTGGTCAGTTGCCCCCGCCATGCACAGCTCAACAGCATCGCCGAATCTCCATGA
- a CDS encoding DUF3024 domain-containing protein, translating into MAFSEFELKRIDKVIGGLCREKTPDTLRDRLRYDYLVRDNEVFITEIRPHWKDPQKKTETGVARLIYVSDQQLWTLYWQRVNLQWVPYESHFEDRVLDALIKEVNKDAFGVFFG; encoded by the coding sequence ATGGCATTTTCTGAATTTGAATTGAAACGGATCGACAAGGTGATCGGCGGACTGTGCCGTGAGAAAACTCCGGACACACTGCGTGATCGGTTACGTTATGACTATCTTGTTCGCGACAACGAAGTGTTTATCACAGAGATTCGCCCTCATTGGAAAGATCCCCAAAAGAAAACCGAAACCGGCGTTGCGCGGCTTATCTATGTGTCCGACCAACAACTGTGGACCCTGTACTGGCAGCGCGTTAACCTGCAATGGGTGCCCTACGAGTCCCATTTTGAAGACCGGGTTCTCGACGCGCTGATCAAAGAAGTAAATAAAGACGCATTTGGTGTATTTTTCGGTTAA
- the modF gene encoding molybdate ABC transporter ATP-binding protein ModF: MKIELDNISVVVRKQAWLHDVSLAISPDENWAFVGSNGSGKSVLGRILCGELPVTSGRCRLNLPAALVSFERLGEVLQFEREHDDSDFLDRVDHGTPVRDFFAADAPGDVETLAEALGCQGLLERGLRFLSTGEMRKVMILQAMVQKPRLLVLDEPFDGLDSQSRHALRILIGRWIEQGGQLVLMVNRFSNLLPQVTHLGYLHDGTLLVQGGREDDYVQNAIQRLNHFDAHQTLQLPDCDAPLPTLPDLHGQPLIAMNNVTVRYAEALVLNRLCWQVQPGEHWKISGPNGSGKSTLLSLISGDNPQAYANEIMLFGRAKGSGESVWEIKRHLGQVSALFHQEYRVRGTVLTTVLSGFYDSVGLYQTPTRRQQQITRQWLELLGLEGKANLPFHRLSYGEQRLVLLARAMVKQPRVLILDEPCQGLDEVHRHLVLGLIDYLGRQGRTQLLYVTHHDEDRIPCIQRHLRLVPACGGGFMAEVVS, encoded by the coding sequence ATGAAAATTGAACTGGACAATATTAGCGTTGTGGTTCGTAAACAAGCGTGGTTACACGATGTCTCTCTGGCGATTTCACCCGACGAGAACTGGGCGTTTGTCGGCAGCAACGGTTCGGGTAAAAGTGTGCTCGGGCGTATTTTGTGTGGAGAACTGCCCGTGACTTCCGGTCGCTGCCGTTTGAACTTGCCCGCTGCTCTGGTCAGCTTTGAACGGCTGGGTGAGGTGTTGCAGTTTGAACGGGAACATGATGATTCTGATTTTCTCGACCGGGTGGATCACGGGACTCCAGTGCGAGACTTTTTCGCTGCCGATGCACCGGGTGACGTAGAAACATTGGCCGAGGCTCTGGGATGCCAAGGGTTGCTGGAACGTGGGCTGCGTTTTCTTTCCACCGGTGAAATGCGCAAAGTGATGATCCTTCAGGCCATGGTGCAGAAGCCCCGCCTGTTGGTGCTGGACGAGCCGTTTGACGGTTTGGATTCGCAGTCGCGTCATGCATTACGCATTCTGATTGGTCGTTGGATCGAGCAGGGGGGACAGCTGGTTCTTATGGTCAATCGTTTCAGCAACCTGTTGCCGCAGGTGACGCATCTGGGGTATCTGCATGATGGAACACTGCTGGTGCAGGGAGGCCGGGAGGATGATTACGTTCAGAACGCCATCCAACGTCTGAACCATTTTGATGCGCATCAAACGCTGCAACTGCCTGATTGTGATGCGCCATTGCCGACGTTGCCCGACCTGCACGGCCAGCCGTTGATTGCCATGAACAACGTCACTGTTCGCTATGCTGAGGCGTTGGTCCTTAACCGGCTGTGCTGGCAGGTGCAGCCGGGCGAACACTGGAAAATTTCCGGTCCGAATGGTTCCGGAAAATCAACCCTGCTCAGCTTGATCAGCGGCGATAATCCCCAGGCTTACGCCAATGAGATTATGCTGTTCGGGCGCGCTAAAGGCAGTGGCGAAAGTGTCTGGGAGATCAAGCGTCATCTCGGACAGGTCTCCGCCTTGTTTCACCAGGAATACCGGGTACGGGGCACGGTTTTGACCACGGTCTTATCTGGTTTTTATGACTCCGTGGGCCTTTATCAGACGCCGACCCGTCGTCAGCAACAGATTACCCGCCAATGGCTTGAGTTGTTGGGATTGGAGGGCAAGGCCAACCTGCCGTTTCATCGCTTGTCCTACGGGGAACAACGTCTGGTCTTACTCGCGCGAGCCATGGTCAAACAGCCTCGGGTGTTGATCCTTGATGAGCCGTGCCAGGGGCTTGACGAAGTGCATCGCCATCTGGTGCTGGGATTGATTGATTATCTGGGGCGTCAGGGGCGCACTCAGTTGTTGTATGTCACTCACCATGATGAAGATCGTATTCCCTGTATTCAGCGTCATTTGCGGCTGGTGCCTGCCTGCGGTGGTGGTTTTATGGCTGAGGTGGTGTCGTGA